gttttgaaattgtatttccgacacatggctgatagttttttgggttcaaagataaatatatttcctgacttatcaggggaattgcagactaggaggtgtgaactcttggcttttaagccaaagatcattgccctaagtgggaccttcctagtccgattcccttgtaagtgttctatttctttgaattttaataattacttatttgttgaacctaagaaattacaagagtttgtggagttgaaagaacagatgaagcaccctctgcagcaacttccatTAAGTTACCACtataccggctgcaattaccgattaaccttcctccctcagaaaatatgaattgtaagattaaccattttgagtttttctcatttcctttgagattgttttcctgatcttggatctcccagttgtggacgattatataatatatattggtgggagaaaatgttttcttttttaatattaatttctgttttcccttacatttatgtgataaatgtgaatgtaattaagcaaaatgattaaaaaaaaaaagacgtccaaatcaaagaacgtccaaatccaaggacgaactaggatttggacgtctttgactttcagcgattttcgaaaccaaagatgtccaagtcaaaatcgtccaaatacaagccatttggatgtgggaggagccagcatttgtagtgcactagtccccctgacatgccaggacagcaattgggcaccctagggggcactgcagtggacttcataaaatgctcccaggtacatagcacccttaccttgtgtgctgagccccccaaaccccccaaaaacccactacccccaactgtacaccactaccatagcccttacgggtgaagggggagcacctagatgtgggtacagaggtttctggtgggttttggagggctcactgtttcctccacaattgtaacaggtaggggggtatggacctgggtccacctgtctgaagtgcactgcacgtactaaaactgctccagggacctgcatgtgctgtcatggacctgagtatgacatctgaggctggcacagaggttggcaggtaatatttttaataatgttttttgagggtggaagggggttagtgaccactgggggagtaagagggggtcatccccgattccttccagtggtcatctggtcatttccggcacctttttgtgcgttattcgtaataaaaaaacgtccgggtgaaaacgtccaagttttagtgatGGACGTCTCtgcctttttccattatggctcatagtcttaggcacgcccaagtcccgccttgaccacgcctccgatacgcccccttgagatttggacgtccttgtgacggacttcagctagagacgtccaaaatcgggtttcaattataccgatttggacgtctctaggaGATGGACATCCACGTgccgacttatgtcactttttggatgtccatctctttggaaaatgagccTGAGAGTGACATAAGCAAAGTTGAACGTGAGGGGAAACGGAGAATACGGTGACCTTACTGCGATCATTATGGTGTTCCAGGATTTGGAGAAGGCGTCCGATGCATTGTCCCCTTTGTAATGCATCTGCAGCTCAGACAGATAGAATTCTCTATTAATCTGCATCAAAAGGAAGAAAATGAACCAGTTATTTCAGCTAGAAAACGCCGTAACAGTCTGAAATGTTAACAAATCGGTGGATACAGCCAAACCCACAAAGCCCTGATACACACCAAAGCGTGTGGAGCAAAGGTgtcaatttttcaaaatgattggagttGCCAAACGCAATACAAATTACCCCAGGACACAgtaaaggagcttgctcaatattgggggtactcagcACCCGCTGGTACCCGCAGAGCTAGCTCCTATAGTGTGGAACATTAACTTGTGAAAGAAAGGAGTCCTTCAATGAAGGGTAGGATCGCTTGATAGActctgtacctttttgttgtaGGTGAGGGCTAAAATGGCTCCTACAAGTTCTGCCATGAACAGAATCAAAATCAACACAAAGAActgggaaaagaaaaaagagaccgTGTTAAAAACTCACAATTATCATAAGATTTTTCAGTAAAGCTAAGGCCAAGATTGAAGATTTGTGACTCTGAAGTATCCACCATTACTCACCCGTGGGcccctcttccttctcctccccctctgagATCTGTAACATGTACCCATAATTTCTCTTTTCCGGCCACATTCTTAACCACTGATCTAGATTGTACCTTGtgagttattttgtatttttacatgACAAATGTGCATAGACTACAGATTCACACGTTCGCCCAGGAAACAGGATATGATAGATACCTTTAATATGATGCCAGCAGAATAATCAGCTCACAAAGCTTCTGGTTACAGGCGGACAGTATTCATGTCCGTCTTTAACCTCCCATGCATGAGAAGGGGGCAATGAAGGGTCTGGCCTGCAGAGAGTTGCAGCTGTATCTCCACAGTGCACAGAGATGGAATATCAGGGCAAGAAGCCaaagaaaagggggaaaaaaaagctccAAAGAAATTCCCCTGTAAAATTCCAGTGCATGGTGCAGTTATACTCCTGCTCTGCCCAGCTCAGGTGGGGCAGGACCTGACCAGGATGACCAATCAAATATTCACACGTGAGTAGAGCCTGGCCAGGGTAGCATGCATGTCCACAGAAAAAAAGGAATATTTCTCTTCCtcatgggctgatgctcagaactccaatGCTATACCAcaggaacagcgcagaaaaaaaaaaaacttcccaatgctcaacactaatagcatgcaaatgataTGTGCACTGTTCgcgttgagcattgggaagttatgGGGGAGGAGCATGCCTTGTGCATGTGCACAAGAACTGTacagtaagcacagctcttgtgcacgTGCCCAGTCAGACTGGGGAGCAAGGAGCCTGTGCTATATGTTTTCAGGTTAAACGGGGACTTTGAACTGTGCAGCACAAGAGACAGGATTTAGGAAAATGTTTCCACTCTCATTTTGTGCCTGTGCCTCCCTCCCATGATCCTGTATTGATCGCCCCAGTCTAAGTGCTCACTACTGAGGTCCGTCTGAGCAGCTCCTCCGCCACCTACTGTAATAATGTGCCCATTCTCAGGATGTataaagagggaggggggcccagtaCAGTACAAGGTGCTTATGACAGCacatccaccctccccccctgctGCTCATAGAACTGTGAGGCCAATACCCAGACCTTTGTTTAATCTCTCTTCAGACACCCTAATGCTAGCTCTGGGCAGAGTTTGGTTTGTGCACTGTTGGAATTGCTGTGGACCTCGTTTATATAGAATTGCCTACATTTTAATGCTGTTTGCAGCCATCTTTGGCACACACATTGCCCCCAACATTACTGAACATTCTGCGCACCCTAATGCCGGCGCTATTCTGGTGCTAAACACCTCTAGCACCGGTGTTAGTTTCTGAGCATCAGCTCATCAGTCACTAACCCATAGGGGAGGGTGACggtctctggctgtggcaaggGGATTCAGAGACAAAACAGTGTAAACATGGGCATATCAGATAATGAGGCCAGAAGGTGAAGTCTTGGATACCTAGGGTGAGGTCTCTAGAAAGCTCAGATCACAGCtatgaaattagaatgtgctaggtttaaaacaaatcggagaaagtttttctttacttagactctggaactcattgccggagaaggtagtgacggcagctggccttgctgagtttaaaggggggtatggatagattcctgaaggaaaagtccattgattgttattaaattttgggtttttgccaggttcttggggcatggattggccgctgtcggagacagagtgttgggcttgatggaccttgggtcttttcccagcgtggcggtacttatgtgcttatgacccAATTTCCACTGACAAAAAATGGGTTTGTACCATTATGCATCACCTGCTAACTGCAAAATCCAAAGATCTAATTGTACTGCTTCTCACTGAAATAGTAATGGTGATAGGGATCCTCAGACATGGAGCAAATGATGTATATAACatgcaatgttttttttatagCTACACCATTATCAATCACGGGACTGAAATGAAACAATGTCTGTTATAATCACTGTGCATGCAAAATGTGAATAGTATCAAAACTAAAAAGCTGGATGGGAAGAGGGATCATGGGAATCTCATGGAATCTGCGAGATTcctgcagggatggaagaagttgccatgggattcccacaGGAGTGCAATCAAATTCGCTGGTGACACTAGAATGAGGCTTGGCAGccagaacaccagactgaggcttggaacactcattgttTGAATAGTTTTGATGGTTATCTTTTCCATTACCTTCTCTATTGTGCTCTATGAGATCCTCATAAGCTTCTCCACATGTTTTCTGTACCAGCTTTGGTTGATAGTATTTAAATGTAATAATATTCTTTCAAAACTCATTGGAGGTGAGGAGTGGCTCAGGAGgtgaggagtgacctagtggttagggtggtggactctgatcctgaggagctgagttcaattcccacttcagtcacaggcagctccttgtgactctgggcaagtcacttaaccctccattgccccatgtaaaccgcattgagcctgccatgagtgggaaagcgctgggtacaaatgtaacaaaaataaaatagatactattggagattctacatggaatgttgctactattgaagattctgttgctactattggagattctacatggaatgttgctattccactagcaacattccatgtagaaggctgcgcaggcttctgtttctgtgaatctgatgtcccgcacgtacgtgcaggaagtcagactcacagaagcagaagcctgcgtggccacattggtgatctgcaagggccgacttctacatggaatgttgctagtggaatagcaacattaaaattccatgtagaatctcaatagtagcaacagtggaggagtggcctagtggttagtgtggtggactttggtcctgaggaactgagtttgattcccatttcaggcacaggcagctccttgtgactctgggcaagtcactcaaccctccattgccccaagtacaaataagtacctgtatataatatgtaagctgcattgaacttgctatgagtgggaaagcgtggggtacaaatgtaacaaaagaaaaaaacaccagACAGGCTTGGGAAACTCATTGTTTGAATAGTTTTGATGGTTATCTTTTCCATTACCTTCTCTATTGTGCTCTATGAGATCTTCATATAAGCTTCTCCACATGTTTCCTGTACCAGCTTTGGTTGATAGTATTTAAATGTAATAATATTCTTTCAAAACTCATTGGAGAATTGCTTTGCATTCCGTGTCTCATTTCTGATTTCTTCGTATCTCTACAACTTTTAAGCTTCTCCTGTTACTTTCCATTTCCTATTGAAAGATATGAATTTAAGGTGTCTCCTGTTGGCGTAGTGTTCTTCAACTTCAGGTTTGGATCTTTCTAATTTGTTGCTTTGCTTTGTGGGTTCTGCTGTTGGAGACACATACCAGGCAGCCTCTCCTTAAAGCCTAAATGGTCTCCATCAGCATTGTGAATGGCTACCAGGGGTGTATATTCTGCTCAAGCAGCCCCTGCAGTGCCATGAGATCCAAGGAAGAAGGGGGTCTGCTTCTGAAGTAGATCTCCAGCTCTGGGGCCCTTAATTTTAATTTATGCCATTGAAGGCCTCTGTTCTAGCAAATAGGCTGGAAGACAGTGGATGCTTGTTATATAAAGGTATTATAGCAAGTGTATGACCTCCTTCTTTTAGAACATTTATTACCCTCCACAGGACCCTTACTCACAGCCATCAGCAGCATCTTATTCTCTCGTAATGCTCCATAGCAGCCAAGGAATCCCAGCAGAGACAGAAATATGCCAGCAATCAGCAGGATGAAAGCGCCTGTGTTCAGTAAGGGATTGGAGGTCACAATACTTTGAAATCCATCAGGGTCTACAACAACCCAAACCCCAACTCCAAGGAGACAAAGACCTCCCACCTGTGAACAGGAAACAATTTGTACAGTGAACACAGAGATACTGCAAACCAAAGACAAGAGCACAAATTACTTTTAGCTGGTAACAGGAAATGCTGTATCTGGCCATTATCACTTCTAATGTGAGGTGGGGAAACATTTACTTCCGAGAATTGTAGTGAACAGgtgcgtagccagccttccgtgggagaggggtccgagcccggggggagggggcacattttagccgccccccctcccgccgcgaacccgccgccgctgcagcctacctttacttttgctggcgggggatcccactccccgccagccgacgtcttcttcttagtcgcttcccgctcttcaatttgtttgctgacgtcctgcacgttgtacgtgcaggacgtcagactcagagaacagaactgttctctgagtctgacgtcctgcacgtataattacgtgcaggacgtcagcaaacaaattgaagtgcaggaaggactgagaagacgtcggctggcggggagtgggatcccccgccagcaaaagtaaaggtaggcggcggcgggggcgggttcgccgggagggggggcccgggccccctcaggccccacgtagctacgccactggtagtgatattcattttttttccagttcaatctttttattgaaatgtTTTAGAAATTATTGAATTACTTGCTTCAACAAACACATTCGAAGCAAGGTACAATAAAACAGTGTAAGCCACAACTATGGCAGTTTGTGGGTAATCATGATTTCACTTCCTTGCAGTTTTGACAGCCAAAATGTTTTTCTACTTTGGCAGGCAGGGTGTCAGGGCCAGTCCATGTCAGCCAAATCACAGAGAAATCAGCTGAGACAGATGAGCACAACATAATATAAATATTAAGTtagaaaagacttttttttttccttgttcatCCAACTCAGAAATTGATTGCAGGttttaaaccagtttttaatcatattaccctcctctcacctaccaacacccatcctgttagaatatcaatgaaatgctttgatgtccccatgcatctctcctacccacccccaccccccaccctgccagactgtcaaagtaatgctttgatgtttctcttatatatactttctgctaccacatttgcttatttccgatctgatgaagaagggcaaccttcgaaagctaatcaagaaatgtattaagttatgtccaataaaaaaggtatcatcttattttcttttccatgttctattttgtttgatttctattgataacctttaagagtggactaacagggctaccacacctctctacttaatcaTATCATTAAATGCTATGGTCTGACTAGCATCTTCAAGTATTTTCAAACATCTAAGCCTTGGAATTTGAGGAATTTGGCTGTACTTTTGTGGACACAGTGTGGCTGTGCATACCGGTTTCTAGGATATGTTATCACCACAGAGAGCAGCACAAGCAGGTTCTTAACCTTGAGCTTCCCGGACTCAGTTTTCCAAGGTAAAAGGGATACAGCTGAGGTTTGTACAGCAAACTACTAATGCTCACAGCCTCCACTACCTTGGGCTCATTCAGTTACATTAAGGAgctgattttcaaaaccagttaATCAGGTAAGAGAGCCTCTTGCCCGTCTAACTGGCACTGAGTGAGCCTCAAGGGAATATTCACTTGAATATCGCCTTTAAACTGCTAAAGCTGAAATTGACTATTCTGTGAACAGTCCAAGGACAgagttggcacttaaccagataagtaccgatattcagcccttaacggGTTAAATTAACTGGCCAAAtagggccacataaatagcagtcctatctttagccagtttaacttaattggttaaggcTGGCTGTTCGCACATTCCCAGACATGGCcctgtattgaatatctgggcataatttTGGTGACTGGCCACCACTGGCTAAATATTACCCCCTAAGTATTTTCCCTGTCCATGGAGGGTTttcaatctaactttgtacctgaggcaatggaaggttatgtGATTCACCCAAGATTGCAAagaacagcagtggaatttgaaccaggcttccctagTTGTCAGTCCagtgctgtaaccattaggctagtcctccgCTCCCCAGTCCTCATTTTGAACTTTCATCACAAagcccctgattctacccatttaaATCAGTTctgcaggttccataatgcaTCAACAttgggttgtcagaaatccaggactggcccaaaattTCCCACTTGAACCTGGGTAACTTGGCGGCAGTGCAAGtcagtgatattcagcctgcagtacCTCAGGTTCAACTCAGAAATGTCTGAAACTTACAGCCTGCAATGTCTCCGGCGTGGCCTAGCAGGTTACTGATGTACATGATTTGCAGGCTCTCTGGCTAAGCCCGAtacatccagtggcgttcctagcgtcgacgacacccggggcggattgccgatgcgcccccccctggcaaaatgacacccccccgggtgcacgccgctaggggggggtgccgcggcacgcgcctgtcggctgcaacttcgaatcgctacgctaaattctctcattcgctgcagctccctccctctgccatggaacaggttacttcctgttccagggcagagggagggagctgcagcgaacgagagaatttagcgtagcgattcgaagtcgcagccgacaggcgcgtgccgcggcaccccccagcggtgtgcacccggggcggaccgcccccaccgccccccccttggtacgccactggatacaTCACTGGTGCTCCCAGTCCACAATATCTCAGGCTGAGTTCAACAAGCCattgggagaaggggagagggagtgtTCCAGGTTCAGATTTGAATTTCCAGGAACGGAAAATAGAAGATCCATTTCTTCACCAGCTCAACAGaacttccattaaaaaaaaggacTTCTCTTCCTAAAGAATAAGATGGCTTCATTGGTCATGTAAGCCCTCCACTTGTAGATGAAACCCTTAGAAGATAAACTTCTCCACAATTAAGTTTCTTCCAGTCAAGACAGAGAATGCTGCGGGAAAAGAACATTAAGTATAGATGGCGGTATCCATTCGCATTGGCCTTCTATAAGGATGGGAAACAACATCAGGTGCGCTCTATAGCGGAGGCGAGAGCGATATGCCCGGATGTCGAGCCAGAGAAAGACTTAACGGATGCCACTAGTACTCAAAGAAGGAACCTACAAACCGTCCCGCCGAAATGGAAACGAGTGGGGACGGGGCCGAAGCGCCTGAAGCGGCAGCAGTCAGCAGTGAAGGTCCCCTGAAAAGACTCTCATAGGGGAGTATCCTTTGATTCTACAAGTCGGGGGGGCCGTGACTACAGATGCAGAAGCAGAGCCCGTGAGGACATTTGAGACAGTTTGACTGGTTTGGTTCACTATGTTGATGTATGGGTTGAGGGGAAGCAGTAAGCGTTCCATATTTCACTTTCTCTTATCAAGGGGCCCAGGGGGTTTTCCACTGGTTCCCATAAAAGTGCGGGGAAATcgggtgagggggggagggagagggggaggtttAATGAGGGAGGAGAAGCATACATAGGGGTAACTGGCTTGTGGGTTAGACACATAGGGGACCATATTAGTGGGCAAACAGGATACCAGAGttgcaggaaagaaagaattcCAGTCAAGACAGGAAGATGAATTTGGGGAACCGAGGGAAGATTTCAGAGACAAACACATTTGTTTCAGAAAGCTGATACTCACAAATATGAGTGCATTGAAGATGAACATCAGATACTTCATACAGAGTAGGACGGCCATTCTGTACGTTCTTCACCTAtcagagaaaacaaaaacagcaaTTCAGAGTCTGCCTGCAACACTCTGATCCAACCCTGTTATGTGAGGACCTAGGAAGAGACCCCTTCAGAGCCATTTGTGTGCTGTACAATTTCTACATATGTTCCAGACATAGTACACATGTAAAGAGCAAGTCTATAACTAGGCCCCAGCAGTTATGTGCTCCTTGCAGTGAAAATGAGCGCTTATGTACAGTACATAAGACCCCTAAGCGTTGTTCTATATGAAAGGGCATATGTAAGTGCTACAGTGTGTAATTGCAAAAGGGATGTACACAGGGCCACCGAGAcacaaagctgggcctggggcagggtgGGACAGAGCCACTCCCTCAACCGGGCCACTGTTGCCACTGCCCTTCCCACCAGGCCACCATCTCCCCCACAAGGATGCTGCTCTCCCCCACAGGGCTGCTGCTCCCTGTTGCcacagctctccccccccccctccagtcacttACTGTGTCTGCTCTCTGCTGCTTCTGTGTGGTAGGACCAGAGCTATCACGTTAACGCAACTCTGCCACCACAGATCCTTCTTCCTGCTTCATCccttcccgcctatgcggaaacaggaagtacctcACATAGGAGGAGGTGGGacgaggcaggaagaaggacctgaggTGGTGGAGTACAGTTAATGCATTAATACAATAAcccaggtcctggcacacaggagcaggagagagacagaccgagggagcagaaTCTTCTGTGTGCTTGCCTGCCTGCCGCTGGAAACCTTGccggcgccgggccctccttggaggctggacCCAGGAAAatcttgcccccccacccccctctcagcggccctgggtgtACATGTGGGTGTGATGTTCCAGTTACACATGTTCCTTCCACATTTACACAGCTGCATAAAAGTTAGGCAAACTGATACCAGGTGACATTAGCATTCTGTAATAACATCTGGGCACCCAGGGGTTTATGCTACACTCCCGTCACACGTTATTGGGGGCAGTTAACTGGAGGCACTTTAATATAGCATTGCCCTCAATAAGTCCTGCTGGGATGAGTACTTTTTTTTCTCACTGAGATAATTTGTGACTTTTTGCATCTCTTAAATAGGGTGTATGATCTCAGCAGTGACAATAAAGCTTGTTGCGTTCAGTCCTTCAAGGAGTCTGATCTAAAGATGATGGGTCTACTGAATATCCCAATGCAGATTTCATACTGATGAATCCTGGAACATATCTCTCATTGATTATTTGCAGATCTTGTCAGTATTAGGAACAATACTCCATCCCTTCTGGTAGGTCAGTTGATGTTTCTGATACCCCCTTCTGATCCTAACAGCTCAGAAGCACAGTCTCAGATCAGTCCTTTCCTCTATTCTCACATAACAAAGAGGTGCAGGAACGTTTAGGTGTAGCAGTAGTAGGGGGAAgagcagggccggtccaacccagtaaacggggtaagcaccgcaggagggcgcctgccttcaagggcgccggctCCCGCGGCCTGCCCAGCTGTTCGACGGCCTTCCCACTTCCAGTTCCCGCCGTAATGCTGCACGTGGCGATGCGCGTGCTTTACACCTCTGCGGCGCTGCTCGTCTCCTTCCAGCCTGGCCAACGGCTCCTCCACTCTCGACATCACGAGACGACgcctcctccccctgcggcaccctgcgtGCGCCAGTGCACCTTGCGGTTGCGGCAAGTGAGTAGCCTAACTGCCTAACCATCTCGTGTCTCGTGTCCTCCTCCGGCTGGCTCGCTCCTCCATCCCAGGCGCTGAGGCTCCCAGATGACTGCCTGACTCACTGCCTAAGCTTCTGCCCCTGCCCTAGCCTTTCCTGCACTGGCTAGTGCACTCCTCATCCACCCCTGCCGTACACAGGCCACGCCACCAGTCGGGACTCACTCGGCAgagcagaagagaagaagaatCTTCTCAATCGAG
The sequence above is a segment of the Microcaecilia unicolor chromosome 12, aMicUni1.1, whole genome shotgun sequence genome. Coding sequences within it:
- the LOC115481456 gene encoding tetraspanin-18-like, with the translated sequence MAVLLCMKYLMFIFNALIFVGGLCLLGVGVWVVVDPDGFQSIVTSNPLLNTGAFILLIAGIFLSLLGFLGCYGALRENKMLLMAFFVLILILFMAELVGAILALTYNKKINREFYLSELQMHYKGDNASDAFSKSWNTIMIAFSCCGVSGAEDFGNASSFHEIYPSTPWPDACCRRDYSMLSRKILDRERCIHGEAGYLNNQGCFSTIAKTLKKYISVTAAVGLVVLGIEMFAMFFALCLYYYFD